One region of Brassica napus cultivar Da-Ae chromosome A10, Da-Ae, whole genome shotgun sequence genomic DNA includes:
- the LOC106372378 gene encoding UDP-glycosyltransferase 92A1, whose product MADVKPKSLNIVMFPFMAQGHIIPFVSLALRLEKMIKKNKNREDNLILSLVNTPLNMPKLRSKLPPDSSITLIELPFNSSDHGLPHDAENFDSLPYSLVISLLEASRSLREPFRDLLTKILREGDDVVVVGDFFLGWIGEVCKEVGVSSFIFSASGAFGLGCYRSIWLHLPHKETEQDQFLLHDFQEAGEIEKTQLNYFMLEADGSDEWSVFMKKNLPGWSDFDGFLFNTVEEIDHIGLSYFRKTTGGKPVWPVGPVLPDAGSRSTEEGVKAWLDTKPDHSVVYVCFGSMNSISQTHMLELAMALESSEKNFIWVVRPPMGVEANKDFDVKEYLPEGFEERIKKSRRGVILKKWAPQVDILSHKATCVFLSHCGWNSILESLSYGVPLLGWPMAGEQFFNSILMEKHVGVSVEVARGKRCDIKCDEIVSKIKLVMEEESEVGREVRKKAKEVKELVRRAMDDGVNGSSVIGLEEFISHATVKNEKS is encoded by the coding sequence ATGGCAGACGTTAAACCTAAAAGTCTGAATATTGTCATGTTTCCTTTCATGGCACAAGGCCATATCATCCCTTTTGTTTCTTTAGCCCTTCGTTTAGAGAAGAtgatcaagaagaacaagaacagAGAAGACAACCTCATCCTCTCTCTTGTCAACACTCCTTTGAACATGCCCAAACTACGTTCCAAACTTCCTCCTGACTCCTCGATAACACTCATCGAGTTGCCTTTCAACAGCTCCGACCACGGTCTCCCTCACGACGCCGAGAATTTCGACTCTCTCCCTTACTCTCTCGTCATCAGCCTCCTCGAAGCTTCAAGATCCCTCCGTGAGCCCTTTCGAGACTTGCTCACTAAGATCTTGAGAGAAGGAGATGATGTTGTGGTGGTTGGAGATTTCTTCTTGGGCTGGATCGGTGAGGTTTGCAAAGAGGTTGGTGTTTCTTCGTTTATCTTTAGCGCTTCTGGTGCTTTTGGGTTAGGTTGTTATAGATCCATTTGGCTTCACTTGCCGCACAAAGAAACCGAACAAGATCAGTTTCTATTACATGATTTTCAAGAAGCAGGGGAGATTGAGAAGACTCAGTTGAACTACTTCATGTTAGAAGCTGACGGAAGCGATGAATGGTCGGTTTTCATGAAGAAAAATCTGCCAGGATGGTCTGATTTCGATGGATTCTTGTTCAATACGGTTGAGGAAATTGATCACATCGGTTTGTCTTATTTTCGTAAAACAACCGGTGGTAAACCGGTTTGGCCGGTCGGACCGGTTTTACCCGATGCTGGCTCGAGGTCGACAGAGGAAGGTGTGAAGGCATGGCTCGACACAAAACCGGACCATTCGGTTGTCTACGTGTGTTTTGGTTCGATGAACTCTATTTCTCAAACTCACATGTTGGAGCTGGCTATGGCGTTAGAGAGTAGCGAGAAGAACTTCATATGGGTGGTGCGGCCACCAATGGGCGTGGAGGCGAATAAAGACTTTGATGTGAAAGAGTATTTACCGGAAGGGTTTGAAGAAAGAATCAAGAAATCAAGAAGAGGAGTGATTCTGAAGAAATGGGCGCCACAGGTTGATATATTGTCACACAAGGCAACATGTGTGTTTTTGAGTCATTGTGGTTGGAACTCGATACTCGAGTCGCTTAGCTACGGTGTGCCATTGCTCGGATGGCCTATGGCGGGGGAGCAGTTCTTTAATTCGATATTGATGGAGAAACATGTTGGGGTATCGGTTGAGGTGGCGCGTGGTAAGAGGTGTGATATCAAATGTGATGAGATTGTTTCTAAGATCAAGCTGGTGATGGAGGAGGAGAGCGAGGTAGGGAGAGAGGTTAGGAAgaaggctaaagaggtgaagGAGTTAGTAAGGAGAGCGATGGATGATGGAGTTAATGGCTCTTCTGTTATTGGTCTGGAAGAGTTTATTAGCCATGCAACGGTCAAGAACGAGAAGAGTTAA
- the LOC106372379 gene encoding IRK-interacting protein-like, translating into MASSETKMNKGREKEEAIANGVKMRALQAGLMQKSSPSSTYNSIRIPSSSSPASRPLPNLSAHDYPVFTPSYEDEPVSAFHHKNLTLSETWDESGVGLVEGDEEQDLKHTYHSDSYKTSTSRKTLTPQQDSHVYTMSDALRSPPPLHFYTTGRSNCGGSVDFRSVSSCNEYKQRGFDTKSLKSSNLVVPLTDSHSVVVASQTRNRGGRVMSWLFPKLKRKQKSSNSIFNSPSRTERSEEVSHEVLKDSGSSGVEKLKRELIEANRSRDAALTQVEEMKSSLGEFNEKLQYLESYCDSLKKALRQATEVVSQENSNKAVKKTNSEMPVSEEVMVEGFLQIVSESRLSIKQFLKTLVTEIDEEDSTLMSNINTLLQPYNLSFTSKYSKIIQYHLESIISQTIYQDFENCVFQKNGKPKLLDPEQERQANFSSFASLRNLSWNEVLKKGTKYYSEEFSSFCDEKMSLIIATLKWTRPWSEQMLQAFFVAAKCVWLLHLLAFSFRPALGILRVEENRVFESSYMEDMGGGDRERMQRSSASRGQGRVKVMVMPGFYIQDRVLRCKVLCRYKSLG; encoded by the exons atggCTTCTTCTGAAACAAAAATGAACAAgggaagagaaaaagaagaagccatagCAAACGGTGTGAAGATGAGGGCACTTCAAGCTGGTCTTATGCAGAAGTCAAGCCCTTCCTCTACTTACAACAGTATCAGAAtcccttcttcatcttctccagcTTCTCGTCCTCTCCCCAACCTCTCTGCTCATGACTATCCTGTTTTCACTCCT AGCTATGAAGATGAGCCTGTATCTGCATTTCATCACAAGAATCTCACATTATCTGAAACTTGGGATGAATCTGGTGTTGGTTTAGtagaaggagatgaagaacaagaCTTGAAACACACGTATCACTCTGATTCTTACAAAACCTCAACTTCAAGAAAGACTTTAACCCCTCAGCAAGATTCCCATGTCTACACCATGTCAGACGCTCTCAGATCCCCACCACCGTTACATTTCTACACAACCGGTAGAAGTAACTGTGGTGGCTCGGTTGATTTTAGATCGGTCTCTTCTTGCAACGAGTACAAACAAAGAGGTTTTGATACCAAGAGCTTGAAGAGCTCTAATCTTGTTGTGCCCTTGACGGATTCTCACTCCGTTGTTGTTGCTTCTCAGACAAGGAACCGTGGAGGTAGAGTGATGTCTTGGTTGTTCCCCAAGTTAAAGAGGAAGCAAAAGAGTAGTAACTCAATCTTTAACTCTCCTAGTAGAACCGAGAGATCAGAAGAGGTTTCTCATGAGGTGTTGAAAGACTCTGGTTCTTCTGGTGTTGAGAAGCTGAAGAGAGAGTTGATTGAAGCAAACAGAAGCAGAGACGCTGCGTTAACACAAGTTGAAGAGATGAAATCTTCGTTGGGAGAGTTCAACGAGAAGCTTCAGTACTTGGAAAGTTACTGTGACAGTTTAAAGAAAGCTTTGAGACAAGCAACAGAAGTAGTCTCACAAGAGAATAGTAACAAAGCAGTGAAGAAGACGAACTCAGAGATGCCAGTGAGTGAAGAGGTGATGGTTGAAGGGTTCTTGCAGATCGTGTCCGAATCAAGACTATCGATAAAGCAGTTCTTGAAAACATTAGTCACAGAGATAGACGAAGAAGACTCGACTTTAATGAGTAACATCAACACTCTCCTTCAACCATACAACTTATCATTCACCTCAAAGTACTCCAAGATCATTCAATACCACTTGGAATCCATCATAAGCCAAACAATATACCAAGACTTCGAGAACTGCGTCTTCCAGAAGAACGGTAAGCCCAAACTACTCGATCCAGAACAAGAACGTCAAGCTAACTTCTCATCGTTTGCTTCCTTGAGAAACTTGAGCTGGAACGAGGTCTTGAAAAAGGGAACAAAATACTACAGCGAGGAGTTCAGTAGCTTCTGCGACGAGAAGATGAGTTTGATCATTGCAACGTTGAAGTGGACGAGACCTTGGTCTGAACAAATGCTTCAAGCGTTCTTTGTAGCTGCGAAATGTGTATGGTTGCTTCATTTGCTTGCCTTCTCGTTTAGGCCAGCGTTGGGGATCTTGAGGGTGGAAGAGAACAGAGTGTTTGAGTCGAGTTATATGGAAGATATGGGTGGAGGAGATCGAGAGAGGATGCAGAGATCATCAGCGTCACGTGGACAAGGGCGGGTTAAGGTTATGGTGATGCCAGGGTTTTATATTCAAGATAGGGTTTTAAGATGTAAGGTTCTTTGCAGGTACAAGTCATTAGGGTGA
- the LOC106370639 gene encoding histone H3.3 has translation MVRSKQKAWMMPPGTSRPPRITNMMRVTPGNRSIKKPYRYRPGTVALREIRMYQKNTYPLIPKLPFERLVKEIGQSLKAELRFQGIAIDALQEAAEAFLVEFFHDANLFAIHAKRVTIMCNDIMLAKRLRGDKL, from the coding sequence atgGTTCGTTCCAAACAGAAAGCTTGGATGATGCCCCCAGGAACTAGTCGCCCTCCGCGGATTACCAATATGATGAGAGTAACACCCGGTAACCGTAGCATTAAGAAGCCGTATAGGTACAGGCCAGGAACTGTGGCGCTAAGAGAGATCAGAATGTATCAGAAGAACACATATCCACTGATCCCAAAACTTCCATTCGAAAGATTGGTGAAAGAAATAGGCCAGAGTTTAAAGGCAGAGTTACGTTTCCAGGGCATCGCTATTGATGCTCTCCAAGAAGCAGCTGAAGCTTTTCTCGTTGAGTTCTTTCATGACGCCAATTTGTTTGCCATACATGCCAAGCGAGTGACTATCATGTGTAATGATATCATGCTTGCTAAAAGGCTTCGAGGTGATAAACTTTGA